The nucleotide sequence GAGTTCGCTTCCCTCGGTTTTCAGCGCGGGGGCATGCAACTCGTCGATCTGCAGGAGCAGAAGGTTCTGCTGGAGCGCTATCAGAAACACGAGCCCAAACTGGTCAGCGGCGGATCGGTGGCAAACTCCACGATCGCTTTCTCACAGCTGGGCGGCGATGCGGCTTTCATCGGCTGCGTCGGAGACGACCGCTACGGACTTTTCTATTCGAGCGAGTTCGAAGAGCTCGACATCGAGATCGGGAATCCGGTTATCGTGAACGAGTCCACCGGCACCTGTCTCTGCCTGATCACGCCCGACGCCGAGCGCACCATGCGAACCTGCCTCGCAGTTTCCGGGCATCTCGCCGCGAAACACGTCGATGAGGAGCGCATCGCCAGTTCCGAGTGGCTGTTCATCGAGGGCTATCTGTTCGCCAATCCGGATACCGGCCAGACTGCGGTCCGCCAGGCCATTCAAGTCGCGAAAAAACACGGGACCAAAATCGCCATCACGTGCTCGGACGCTTTCGTCGTTCATGTCTTCGGCGACGCGCTGCGCGAGGCATTGAAGCAGGCCGACCTTTTCTTCTGCAATGAAGGCGAAGCCTGCGCGGTGGCGGACGCCAAAACCGCGGAAGAGGCTTTCAAGAAACTGAAAGGCACGCTTCCCTCGCTGGTCGTGACGAATGGCCCGCACGGCGCCTACATCCGGCACGACGGCGTCGATGCCCATGTCCCGTCGTTCCCGAGCGAGCCGAAAGACCTGACCGGCGCGGGCGACATGTTCGCCGGCGCGTTCTTATACGGCATTACGCATGGCGTGCCGCCGCAAAAGGCCGCGCGGGCCGCGGGTTTTCTGTCGCATAAGGTGATCAGCCAGGTCGGCGCCCGGCTGCACCACGGGACGCGGCAGTTCTGGGATGAAGTCCTCAGATAGAATCGGATCATCGCAACATTGCACGGACATTCCCCGCCTTTCCAAGGCGGGGTGGCTGCGCCACTAATACAACGGTCCCGTTCCTTAACGGCGCAGACGGGGCGGTTAGTAACTTCCATCAACAAGCTACGGTGCGCTTCGCGGTTCGTTGATAACCGCCCCGTCCTCGCGTTCTAACGGTTTGATCGCTCGGACACCCCGCCTTGGAAAGGCGGGGAATGTCCACCACGTTGGGGAATCCGTGCAATCCCCCCGAAAAACAGGGTATATTCGGCGTACATCCAGGCTAGGAGACACTATGAGTCGAACAATCCTGTTGGCGACACTTTGCACACTCCTGGGCATAGTCGCGTTTGGCTTTCAAGCGCCACAGGCGCCCGCCCCCAACGCGGATCCTTACGCCAACAACGCCGCCGCCGGTGCGACACAGTTTCCTTTGGCAGCTCCTGCGGGCAAGGACAGTAACGCGCGCAACATAGCGCCGGCGGGAGCCGTCAATCAGGGCGCCTTCGATGCCTCGACCTGGAAATACGGCACCGCGTTCAACGCGCCGCCGAATTCGAGGATCTGGAATCCGGTGAAGCTCAAGATGATGCAGGGCGGCAAAGTCACCGGCGGAACGCTCTTCAACTCCACCGACCCGGCCGTCTATTGCGCGATGGCGAATGCGGGCTACGACTTCATCTGGACCGAAATGCAACACGACGCGCGCGACTGGTCATCGGTCGCAAGAATGTGGCGGACCTGCCCGAACGCCAAGGCGGTTCCCGGCGTTCGCGTCGCCTATACCGACGAGCGTGAAATCCAGCACGCGCTGGACGCCGGCGCCCTTGTCCTGGTGGTTCCGACGATCGACAGTCTGCAGGAAGCGATCGATGCCCGCAACTGGGCGTACTTCCCGCCGCTCGGGCGCCGCAGCAACGGCGGCGGCCAGGCCTTCGACGGCAATATGTGGGGCGGCGTTCCCGGCGGATACCGCAACACGATCAATGATAATATCGTCCTGATCCTGATGATCGAAACCCTCGACGGCTTGAAAGACGCGGACGCGATCGCAAAGGTTCCCGGTGTGACGGCTGTCTTCGCCGCCAGCGGCGATCTCGGCAATTTCTCCGGCTATCGCCAGGGAACGCCGGATTACGAGCGCGCGATCAACATCGTCCACGATGCCGCGATCAAAGCGGGCGTCCGATTGTGCGGGCCTTTCGCATGGCGCGATCGTCCCGACTTCACCTGCTTCCAGGCCGGCAGCGAAACCGCAGCGATCGCCAAGGGCGTTGCTGCCGAACTGGGACCGCTGGCGAATACGCAGCCGAAACCGGAAGTCGGACCGTTCGCGAAAAGACCATAATCCATGAAGTTTCGCATCGCCATCGTTCTCGCGCTCTGTTTCTTCCTGAGCATCGGGTCGGCCGAGGAGCTCTCCACCCGGCTGACCGACGACGCGTTCTGGAAGCTGATCACCGACTTCTCCGAGCAGGGCGGCCGCTTCCCATCGGATAACTTTGCGTCGAACGAACTTGCGATCCAGCGGATCCTGCCGGAACTCGCGCGCGGCCGCAAGGCGGGCGGCGCGTATCTCGGCGTCGGTCCCGAGCAAAATTTCACCTACATCGTCGCGCTTAAGCCGAAGATCGCTTTCATTATCGACATCCGCCGCCAGAACCTGATTGAACACCTCATGTACAAGGCGATGATCGAAATGTCCGCCGACCGCGCGGATTTCATCTCGCAATTGTTCTCGCGGCCGCGGCCGGAAGGCATCGGCAAGGCGTCGACCGTGACCGAGCTGTTCAAGGCCTATCACGACATCGAGCCGGACCTGATGCTTTTCCAGAGCAATGTCGAGGCGGTGAATAATCATCTGATCAAGGACCATGGCTTCACGCTGACAGCGGAAGATCAGAACGTCCTGGCGTACATCATGCGGGCCTTTGTCAGCGGCGGGCCGTCACTCGGCTACGCGG is from Terriglobia bacterium and encodes:
- a CDS encoding adenosine kinase codes for the protein MKEFKLCGLGNAIVDIFLEVSDTEFASLGFQRGGMQLVDLQEQKVLLERYQKHEPKLVSGGSVANSTIAFSQLGGDAAFIGCVGDDRYGLFYSSEFEELDIEIGNPVIVNESTGTCLCLITPDAERTMRTCLAVSGHLAAKHVDEERIASSEWLFIEGYLFANPDTGQTAVRQAIQVAKKHGTKIAITCSDAFVVHVFGDALREALKQADLFFCNEGEACAVADAKTAEEAFKKLKGTLPSLVVTNGPHGAYIRHDGVDAHVPSFPSEPKDLTGAGDMFAGAFLYGITHGVPPQKAARAAGFLSHKVISQVGARLHHGTRQFWDEVLR
- a CDS encoding aldolase/citrate lyase family protein, which encodes MSRTILLATLCTLLGIVAFGFQAPQAPAPNADPYANNAAAGATQFPLAAPAGKDSNARNIAPAGAVNQGAFDASTWKYGTAFNAPPNSRIWNPVKLKMMQGGKVTGGTLFNSTDPAVYCAMANAGYDFIWTEMQHDARDWSSVARMWRTCPNAKAVPGVRVAYTDEREIQHALDAGALVLVVPTIDSLQEAIDARNWAYFPPLGRRSNGGGQAFDGNMWGGVPGGYRNTINDNIVLILMIETLDGLKDADAIAKVPGVTAVFAASGDLGNFSGYRQGTPDYERAINIVHDAAIKAGVRLCGPFAWRDRPDFTCFQAGSETAAIAKGVAAELGPLANTQPKPEVGPFAKRP